Sequence from the Nitrospinota bacterium genome:
CTGGCTTACGCACTCTCAAAAAGAGGCAAGAAGGTATTGGTCGTTGATGCAGACCTTGGCCTTAACAATATCGATATTCTGCTCGGTTTGACGCCCAAATATCATATCGGGCATGTGTTGTCGGGCGAGAAAAATGTTGAGGATATCATCGTCAAAGGGCCCGGAGGCCTTACTGTCCTTCCCGCAGGCGATGGTCTGCAGGAGCTGACTCAGCTGGAAAGCGAGAAGAAGATGCTTCTCATGGACGAGTTGGACAAGATCAGCTCAGGCTACGATTTTCTCTTTTTCGATACCGGCGCCGGAATATCCGCCAATGTCACGTATTTTTGTAGCGCCGCCCATGAAATTATCCTGGTCGCCACCACAGAACCCACCTCATTGACGGATGTGTACGCCTTGATTAAAGTCTTGCATCAAAAGCACGCACAAAAACATTTCCGGCTCGTCATCAACGCCGTGAGTTCGGAAAGAGAAGCGCAATCCGTATTTCGTAATTTATCTGCCGTGACGGATAAGTTTTTAAGAAACGTATCTGTAGAATACCTTGGTTTTATTTTGTCCGACCCCAATGTTCCCAGGGCCGTTCGCCAGCAAAAGGCTGTGATGGATTTATACCCGTACTCAAAATTCAGCCAATGCCTCCATACGCTAGCGGAAAAAATTGATTATGAAAAAAGGCTGGAAACGGTAGAGGGCGACCGTCCTTTCTTTTGGAAAAGTACGTTCCAAATCCAATGACTAAGTTTCAAATTAAAAAAATGGCCGTATCCTTTGCCCTTTTGTCCTTTGCAGTTCTGGCGTTTGGGAGTGTATTCAGTGGTTCCCGGTTGACGACTGCATTTGTCCGGGGGATAGAAGCCGCTTTGCTTTTTGGAGGCGTCGCCTGGGCTTTGGGTTCTATGATAATGCAGGATACGGATGAAAAACCCCAGGATGAGAAAATCCCCAAGGAAGCTAATCTGGATGAACCAGTTTGAAAAAAGTAACGAAAGAATTTTTGAATGGCTGAAAAACCCCATGTAATAACGAAACCAGGTGGTTCAGGAAAGCCTCAGGTTTTGCAGGAAATCGAAATTTCCCACGAAAACCGGGATGAGGTTAACCAGGAATATGGGCCAATGATCAAGTATGTCGCCAATCGTATTGCGATGCGCCTGCCGCCTCATATTGAGGTCGATGATTTGATCAGCGTCGGTGTTTTGGGTTTGATCGATGCGATTAAGAAATATGATCCCGGCCGTGGGGCCAAGTTTAAAACTTATGCCGAATTTCGGGTGCGGGGAGCGATCCTTGATGAACTCCGCTCAATGGACTGGGTTCCCCGCTCGGTCAGACAAAAAGCCGCCTCTTTGGATGCCGTCGTCCAAAAAATGCAAAGCAAGCTGGGACGGCCCCCTGAAGACGATGAGGTGGCCGCCGAGATGGGTATGGAAATGGATGATTATTTTGATGTCCTTAATGAAACCCGAAGCATGCCGGTTCTGAGTCTTGAGGATCTTGGTATCGCAAAAGATACGGGAGAGCAGCAAAGTCTTCTGGACTGTCTGGCAGGGAAGGGGGACGCCGATCCGCAGACGCAACACCGTCTCACTGAGCTGAAAGAAATCATTGCCAAAGCTATCGACCAGCTTCCCGAGAAAGAAAAATTTATGATTTCTTTATATTATTATGAAGAACTCACCATGCGGGAAATTGGCGAGGTTCTTAGTATTACAGAATCCCGAGTTTCGCAGATTCACTCCAAAGCGGTATTTCGCCTTAGAACCAAACTCAAATCCTTGATCGCCGAAGAAATGTAGCCTCTTCTTGATTTAATAGATTTTATTTCCTCTTTCCTCTGGTGGCCGGGTTTTCCAGCGACGGTGCACCCACATCCAATTCTCCGGGTGTTTCCTGACCACGGACTCGATGACTTTTTGGCATTCCTGAGTCCAGCTTAAAACGTCTTCTTCTTTATTTCCGGTTTTTTCCAGCTTCAGCTCGGGTTGAATTTCTATTGTGTAGGTGCCATTGCTATTGGGATGAACAAAGATGGGCAGGATAGGGGTGTTCATTTTGTAGCTCAATAAGGCGACAGACCGGGCAGTGGCCGCCTTTTTCCCAAAAAAATCGACAAAAACGCCGCCCACAGCGGTATTTTGATCCATCATCACCGCGACGCAGGAATTGTTTTTTAAAGCGCGGACGATCTTGAGAGGGGAGTCGTCCCGAAAAAATATGCCGTTGCCGGAGCGGGTTCTAAAATCGCAAGTGGCTTTTTCCAAATACGGGTTGTCCTGTCGCCTGACAATGGAGTATAGGTGCATGGCTCCAATATAGCCGTTGTACATCGCCATGGCTTCCCAGTTACCGTAGTGGGCCATCAGGATAAATGCCCCTTTGTTCTTTTGTAAACAATCGGTAAGAATGTGCAGGTTTTCTGGAACCTCTGGAAACAGTAGGTAGGTGCGTTTTTTGGTGTCGTGCTGGAGCCACAGGCACTGCAGGGCGGAAATCGTCATCTGCATGAAGGATTGGCGGATGATCTGTTTTTTTTCCTGCTGTGATTTTGAATCTGCAAAGGCGATATCGAGATTGGTCATGGCGACTTGAATTCTCTTCTCAGAAAATACGTGGAGCAACCTGCCCAGAGTTCGGCCAATATGATAAACCCCACAGGCAGAAAAAGGGCGGACGGCGAGGGAAAGGAGTTCCATTCCTCCATACTCGACAAGATGCCTTAGCTTATTGAGGAATGTTTTTTTTCTGGACATGATCCGTGAGGTTTCAAGGTGTTGGGTAATGGCTGGCGGACAACCATGAGTTCTAACGGATTAAAGGAGCGCATTCTGAGATTCA
This genomic interval carries:
- a CDS encoding MinD/ParA family protein — encoded protein: MAFGDQASTLKKIVRNEMRNSSLRVMAVSSGKGGVGKTNIVANLAYALSKRGKKVLVVDADLGLNNIDILLGLTPKYHIGHVLSGEKNVEDIIVKGPGGLTVLPAGDGLQELTQLESEKKMLLMDELDKISSGYDFLFFDTGAGISANVTYFCSAAHEIILVATTEPTSLTDVYALIKVLHQKHAQKHFRLVINAVSSEREAQSVFRNLSAVTDKFLRNVSVEYLGFILSDPNVPRAVRQQKAVMDLYPYSKFSQCLHTLAEKIDYEKRLETVEGDRPFFWKSTFQIQ
- a CDS encoding FliA/WhiG family RNA polymerase sigma factor; translated protein: MAEKPHVITKPGGSGKPQVLQEIEISHENRDEVNQEYGPMIKYVANRIAMRLPPHIEVDDLISVGVLGLIDAIKKYDPGRGAKFKTYAEFRVRGAILDELRSMDWVPRSVRQKAASLDAVVQKMQSKLGRPPEDDEVAAEMGMEMDDYFDVLNETRSMPVLSLEDLGIAKDTGEQQSLLDCLAGKGDADPQTQHRLTELKEIIAKAIDQLPEKEKFMISLYYYEELTMREIGEVLSITESRVSQIHSKAVFRLRTKLKSLIAEEM
- a CDS encoding lysophospholipid acyltransferase family protein, producing MSRKKTFLNKLRHLVEYGGMELLSLAVRPFSACGVYHIGRTLGRLLHVFSEKRIQVAMTNLDIAFADSKSQQEKKQIIRQSFMQMTISALQCLWLQHDTKKRTYLLFPEVPENLHILTDCLQKNKGAFILMAHYGNWEAMAMYNGYIGAMHLYSIVRRQDNPYLEKATCDFRTRSGNGIFFRDDSPLKIVRALKNNSCVAVMMDQNTAVGGVFVDFFGKKAATARSVALLSYKMNTPILPIFVHPNSNGTYTIEIQPELKLEKTGNKEEDVLSWTQECQKVIESVVRKHPENWMWVHRRWKTRPPEERGNKIY